The Streptomyces sp. NBC_01775 genome includes a region encoding these proteins:
- a CDS encoding ATP-dependent helicase: protein MVDHAGGPLLVLAGPGTGKTSTLVESVAARVREGTDPERILVLTFSRKAAVELRDRMAARLSLETPPDGAAGARLPHRTSTEASGEASHAEASGKAPGAEASGEMWGEAAGNTSEGISEERPGHTAPRPGAPQATTFHSYCYALVRAHQDADLFAEPVRLLTGPEQDLHIRELLEGQLAMEQRGRTSVRWPDELRACLTTRGFADEVRAVLARSRELGLGPEALDAFARRAGRQDWSAAAGFLAEYLDVLDVQGVLDYAELVHRAVLLAEREDVAARLANAYDAVYVDEYQDTDPSQVRLLRALARGGARTLVAFGDPDQSIYAFRGADVNGILGFPDSFRQASGAPAPVHVLRVNRRSRERLLTATRELTARMPLTRLPAAAVRAHRALTPVRPGGRVEAFTYPTAGAELDNVADILRRAHLEDGVPWSEMAVLVRAGGRSLPVVRRVLTAAGVPVDVDGDDVPLRHEPAVSPLLTALRVAARGALAEGHPDGRSLGGAESGEELEGRPGPVGPDEGRVPDGDSIAGGGAPPEDRTEEHAEDAETARSAPEGDPSALLSTETALTLLTSPLGGMDAADLRRLGRALREEERAAGAKVPRPSDILLAEALAEPERLVAHTPAPGSPGPAPGSPGSFAPSGGSTHLQGAQRLGLLLRKTRELLAGGGTAEEALWALWEGTSWPQRLERAARRGGPAGRNADRDLDAVCSLFAAAARAEERSGGRGTLNFLEELEAQDIAADTLAARAVRPDAVRLMTAHRSKGLEWRLVVVAGVQEGLWPDLRRRGSLLEADRIGRDGIAEPLSPGALLAEERRLFYVAATRAKERLVVTAVRAQAEDGDQPSRFLTELGVEPKPVGSRPRRPLSVPALVAELRATTVDPQASPALREAAARRLARLAGERDEEGHPLVPSAHPQRWWGLAEPTRSEVPLRDRDQPVALSGSALEQLARTCSLQWFLGREVKAEEPATAAQGFGNVVHVLADEVASGSTPADLSVLMERLDAVWDGLAFDAPWKSSQEKESARAALERFLRWHVMEHGEGRESAGSEHGFEVTLQAGEHTVRVRGSMDRVERDGQGRAYVVDFKTGRARPTGPEVERHPQLAVYQLAVREGAADSLFDGSRPEPGGAELVHLRLGAAKRDGGDTLPVVQRQEPPAAAPDDTASGAGPESPVSGGSPEEPVSGAGPESPASGAAGSDGEGSAREKGADWVGELLATAAGRVLDERFTPSPGQHCQHCAFRSACSALPEGRQIVE from the coding sequence GTGGTTGACCACGCGGGAGGGCCCCTTCTGGTCCTCGCCGGGCCCGGCACCGGCAAGACGAGCACGCTTGTCGAGTCCGTCGCCGCACGGGTGCGTGAGGGTACCGACCCCGAACGCATCCTGGTGCTCACCTTCAGCCGCAAGGCCGCCGTGGAACTGCGCGACCGGATGGCCGCCCGGCTCTCCCTGGAGACGCCGCCGGACGGGGCTGCGGGGGCGAGGCTGCCGCACCGGACCAGCACTGAAGCATCCGGTGAGGCGTCACATGCTGAAGCATCCGGTAAGGCCCCGGGCGCGGAAGCGTCCGGTGAGATGTGGGGGGAGGCAGCCGGGAACACCTCAGAAGGCATATCCGAAGAGCGCCCCGGCCACACCGCCCCCCGGCCCGGCGCCCCGCAGGCGACGACCTTCCACTCGTACTGCTACGCGCTGGTGCGGGCGCACCAGGACGCCGATCTGTTCGCCGAGCCCGTACGTCTGCTGACAGGGCCGGAACAAGACCTCCACATCCGCGAGCTGCTGGAGGGCCAGCTCGCGATGGAGCAGCGGGGGCGCACCTCGGTGCGCTGGCCCGATGAGCTGCGTGCCTGCCTGACGACCAGGGGCTTCGCCGACGAGGTCCGGGCGGTGCTCGCTCGGAGCAGGGAGCTGGGCCTGGGCCCCGAGGCCCTGGACGCCTTCGCCCGGCGCGCCGGGCGGCAGGACTGGAGCGCGGCGGCGGGCTTCCTCGCCGAGTACCTGGACGTGCTGGACGTCCAAGGGGTGCTCGACTACGCCGAACTCGTCCACCGGGCCGTGCTGCTCGCCGAGCGCGAGGACGTCGCCGCCCGCCTGGCCAACGCCTACGACGCCGTCTACGTGGACGAATACCAGGACACCGACCCCTCCCAGGTGCGGCTGCTGCGCGCCCTCGCCCGGGGAGGCGCCCGCACCCTGGTGGCCTTCGGCGACCCCGACCAGTCGATCTACGCCTTCCGTGGCGCGGATGTGAACGGCATCCTCGGCTTCCCCGACAGCTTCCGGCAGGCGAGCGGCGCCCCCGCACCCGTCCACGTGCTGCGGGTCAACAGGCGCTCGCGCGAACGGCTGCTGACGGCCACCCGGGAACTCACCGCCCGGATGCCGCTCACCCGCCTCCCGGCCGCCGCCGTACGCGCCCACCGCGCGCTCACCCCCGTGCGGCCAGGCGGCCGGGTGGAAGCCTTCACGTATCCGACGGCCGGTGCCGAGCTGGACAACGTCGCCGACATCCTGCGCCGGGCCCACCTCGAAGACGGCGTTCCCTGGAGCGAGATGGCCGTCCTCGTGCGCGCGGGAGGGCGCTCCCTGCCGGTCGTACGACGGGTCCTCACGGCGGCGGGTGTCCCGGTGGACGTGGACGGCGACGACGTGCCCCTGCGCCACGAGCCCGCCGTCTCCCCGCTGCTCACCGCACTCCGGGTGGCCGCGCGGGGAGCGCTCGCGGAGGGGCATCCGGACGGGCGGTCCCTGGGAGGCGCCGAGTCCGGGGAGGAGCTGGAAGGCCGCCCGGGTCCGGTTGGTCCGGACGAAGGGCGGGTCCCGGACGGCGACAGCATCGCGGGGGGCGGGGCTCCTCCGGAGGATCGTACGGAGGAGCATGCGGAGGATGCGGAGACGGCCCGGAGCGCCCCGGAAGGCGACCCGTCCGCCCTCCTCAGCACGGAGACCGCGCTCACCTTGCTCACCTCTCCCCTCGGCGGCATGGACGCGGCCGATCTGCGCCGTCTGGGGCGGGCCCTGCGCGAGGAGGAGCGGGCTGCGGGTGCGAAGGTGCCGCGCCCTTCGGACATCCTGCTCGCCGAGGCGCTGGCCGAGCCCGAACGCCTGGTCGCCCACACCCCGGCCCCGGGCTCGCCCGGCCCGGCCCCGGGCTCGCCCGGCTCGTTCGCTCCATCCGGCGGGAGCACCCATCTTCAGGGCGCCCAGCGGCTCGGTCTGCTGCTGCGCAAGACCCGTGAGCTGCTCGCCGGCGGCGGCACGGCAGAGGAGGCCCTGTGGGCCCTCTGGGAGGGCACCTCCTGGCCCCAGCGGCTGGAGCGGGCCGCGCGCAGGGGCGGCCCGGCCGGCCGCAACGCGGACCGCGACCTGGACGCCGTCTGCTCCCTGTTCGCCGCCGCCGCCCGTGCGGAGGAGCGCAGTGGCGGCCGGGGCACCCTCAACTTCCTGGAAGAGCTGGAGGCCCAGGACATCGCGGCCGACACCCTCGCGGCCCGCGCCGTGCGACCGGATGCCGTGCGGCTGATGACCGCCCACCGCTCCAAGGGCCTGGAGTGGCGGCTGGTGGTCGTCGCCGGGGTCCAGGAGGGGCTGTGGCCGGACCTGCGGCGGCGCGGCTCGCTCCTGGAGGCCGACCGCATCGGCCGCGACGGCATCGCGGAACCGCTCTCTCCTGGCGCGCTGCTGGCCGAGGAGCGCCGGCTGTTCTACGTCGCCGCCACCCGCGCCAAGGAGCGCCTGGTGGTGACGGCCGTACGGGCTCAGGCCGAGGACGGGGACCAGCCTTCCCGCTTCCTGACGGAGCTGGGGGTCGAGCCCAAGCCGGTCGGCAGCCGCCCACGTCGCCCGCTGTCCGTGCCCGCGCTGGTCGCCGAGCTGCGCGCCACCACCGTCGACCCGCAAGCCTCGCCCGCGCTGCGGGAGGCGGCGGCCCGCCGGCTGGCCAGGCTCGCGGGCGAGCGGGATGAGGAAGGGCATCCGCTGGTGCCCTCCGCACACCCGCAGCGCTGGTGGGGGCTGGCCGAGCCCACCCGCTCCGAGGTGCCGCTCCGCGACAGGGACCAGCCGGTCGCGCTCTCCGGGAGCGCGCTGGAACAGCTCGCTCGGACCTGCTCGTTGCAGTGGTTCCTCGGCCGGGAGGTCAAGGCCGAGGAGCCCGCGACGGCGGCGCAGGGCTTCGGCAACGTGGTGCACGTACTGGCCGACGAGGTCGCCTCCGGCAGCACACCCGCCGACCTGTCGGTGCTCATGGAGCGCCTGGACGCGGTCTGGGACGGGCTGGCTTTCGACGCCCCGTGGAAGTCCAGTCAGGAGAAGGAGAGCGCGCGGGCGGCGCTGGAGCGCTTCTTGCGCTGGCACGTCATGGAGCACGGCGAGGGGCGGGAGTCGGCAGGCAGCGAACACGGCTTCGAGGTGACCCTTCAGGCGGGCGAGCACACCGTCCGCGTCAGGGGAAGCATGGACCGCGTCGAGCGCGACGGGCAGGGACGGGCCTACGTTGTCGACTTCAAGACGGGCCGCGCCCGCCCCACGGGCCCCGAGGTGGAACGTCACCCTCAGCTCGCCGTCTACCAGCTCGCCGTGCGTGAAGGCGCGGCCGACTCCTTGTTCGACGGCAGCCGTCCCGAGCCGGGGGGCGCGGAGCTGGTGCACCTGAGGCTGGGCGCCGCCAAGCGCGACGGCGGAGACACGCTTCCCGTGGTCCAGCGACAGGAGCCGCCGGCCGCCGCACCGGATGACACGGCATCCGGTGCGGGTCCGGAAAGTCCGGTATCCGGTGGGAGTCCTGAAGAGCCGGTATCCGGTGCGGGTCCGGAAAGTCCGGCATCCGGTGCGGCCGGATCGGACGGCGAGGGCTCCGCCCGGGAGAAGGGCGCGGACTGGGTGGGCGAACTGCTGGCCACCGCCGCCGGCCGGGTCCTGGACGAGCGCTTCACCCCCAGCCCAGGCCAGCACTGCCAGCACTGCGCCTTCCGCTCCGCCTGCTCCGCGCTCCCGGAGGGCCGCCAGATAGTGGAGTAG
- a CDS encoding MGMT family protein: MPGEEELPAAHAASREGALPELPDYAERVLDVADLIPPGRVMTYGDIAEWLEEGGPRQVGRVMALYGGAAPWWRVVRSDGVPLPGQEQEALGHYHAEGTPLREATAASRARGHIPRIDIRRARWDGSGG; this comes from the coding sequence ATGCCTGGAGAAGAGGAGCTGCCCGCCGCTCACGCCGCGTCCCGCGAGGGCGCTCTGCCCGAGTTGCCCGATTACGCGGAGCGCGTACTGGACGTCGCCGACCTGATCCCCCCGGGCCGGGTCATGACCTACGGCGACATCGCCGAGTGGCTCGAAGAGGGCGGGCCCCGCCAGGTGGGCAGAGTCATGGCGCTCTACGGGGGAGCGGCGCCGTGGTGGCGCGTGGTTCGCTCCGACGGGGTGCCGCTGCCGGGGCAGGAGCAGGAGGCCCTCGGCCACTACCACGCGGAGGGCACCCCGCTGCGTGAGGCCACCGCGGCGTCCCGGGCCCGAGGCCACATCCCGCGCATCGACATACGCCGGGCACGGTGGGACGGAAGCGGCGGTTGA
- a CDS encoding flippase-like domain-containing protein has translation MIRDQDETASGQRQGDEHLNEGSPAAADDASADRPDGPGSPRQDSAGPKAPAPDGAVTDDTKDAKALKDAKGAKDAKGRKPERDTSHTLAPGERLETVASADRIEIESDEPLLSARVHRPSDLLRMVLGLLGIGLVLVIANFAHGTTAGLEQDIDKGTSEAPDLLISLTGLASSIAVLLVPVAFAIERLIKRDGLRIADGVLAAVLAHGASLAVDLWVAQAAPDSIRDALTKAITPSDATTPVHSYLAPVIAYMTAVGMARRPRWRVVLWAVLLLNAFAVLVPGYTTAFSIVITVLIGWTIAYGTLYAVGTPNVRPTGQTLLAGLRRVGFKPVGALRVEDPSEADKRDHNDRGRRYRVTLEDGPPLDVTVVDREQQAQGFFYRVWRRLALRGITQRRSLQSLRQALEQEALLAYAAISAGANAPRLIATSELGPDAVMLVYEHIGGRSLDALPDEEITDELMRTAWHQVKALQSRRIAHRRLVGDALLVDLSGAVYLTDLRGGEIAAGDLILRMDVAQLLTTLGLRVGAERSVAAAVDVLGPDAIADSLPLLQPIALSRSTRTTLRRLAKERAQREREAVIEASRGNKETKTKEAKAKEAVKGGGKRAHRKSLRAEKHAEKKAIDEALEGAREEDLLAQIRHQVLLIRPQAPIEPARLERIRPRTLVSFIAGTLAAYFLLTQLSQVPLDRVLDANWAWVGGAVFFSCMTYVFAAMSLLGFVPEKVSFLRTVQAQVAGSFVKLVAPAAVGGVALNARFLQRSGVRPGHAVASVGASQLFGLGSHITLLLLFGYITGTEHTPTLSPSRAVIAGLLTAAVLVLIVTAVPALRRFVSNRVRSLFAGVVPRMLDVVQRPQKLLTGVLGMLLLTLAFVMCLDSCVRAFGHETSYANLAVVFLTANALGSAAPTPGGLGAVEAALIAALIAFGVPKEVATPAVLLFRLLTLWMPVLPGWLTFTQLTRKGAL, from the coding sequence GTGATACGGGATCAGGACGAGACGGCATCCGGACAGCGGCAGGGTGACGAGCACCTCAACGAGGGCTCACCTGCCGCCGCCGACGATGCCTCCGCCGACCGCCCCGACGGGCCGGGCAGCCCCCGCCAGGACAGCGCCGGCCCGAAGGCCCCGGCCCCCGACGGCGCGGTCACGGACGACACGAAGGACGCGAAGGCACTGAAGGACGCGAAAGGCGCGAAGGACGCCAAGGGCCGGAAGCCCGAACGGGACACGTCTCACACCCTCGCGCCCGGCGAGCGGCTGGAGACGGTGGCGAGCGCCGACCGCATCGAGATCGAGAGTGACGAGCCGCTCCTGTCCGCTCGGGTGCACCGCCCCTCGGACCTCCTCCGGATGGTGCTGGGTCTGCTGGGCATCGGCCTGGTGCTCGTCATCGCCAACTTCGCGCACGGCACCACAGCCGGACTCGAACAGGACATCGACAAGGGCACCAGTGAAGCGCCCGACCTCCTGATCAGCCTTACGGGGCTGGCGTCGAGCATCGCCGTACTACTCGTTCCGGTGGCATTCGCCATCGAACGGCTGATCAAACGGGACGGACTGCGGATCGCCGACGGTGTGCTGGCCGCGGTCCTGGCGCACGGCGCCTCACTCGCGGTCGACCTGTGGGTCGCGCAGGCGGCGCCCGACTCCATCCGGGACGCGCTGACCAAGGCCATCACTCCCAGTGATGCCACCACTCCGGTGCACAGCTATCTGGCGCCCGTCATCGCCTATATGACGGCCGTGGGAATGGCCCGCCGCCCGCGCTGGCGGGTGGTGCTGTGGGCGGTGCTGCTGCTGAACGCGTTCGCCGTGCTGGTGCCCGGATACACCACGGCGTTCTCGATCGTGATCACCGTCCTCATCGGCTGGACGATCGCCTACGGGACGCTCTACGCGGTCGGTACGCCCAACGTCAGGCCGACCGGCCAGACACTGCTCGCGGGTCTGCGCAGGGTCGGCTTCAAGCCCGTGGGCGCACTGCGCGTGGAGGACCCCAGCGAGGCCGACAAGCGCGATCACAACGACAGAGGCCGTCGCTACCGCGTCACCCTGGAGGACGGGCCGCCCCTGGACGTCACCGTGGTGGACCGCGAGCAGCAGGCGCAGGGCTTCTTCTACCGCGTGTGGCGCAGGCTGGCGCTGCGCGGGATCACCCAGCGCCGCAGCCTCCAGTCGCTGCGCCAGGCACTGGAGCAAGAGGCGCTGCTGGCCTACGCCGCGATCTCGGCCGGTGCCAACGCGCCCCGCCTGATCGCCACCTCGGAGCTGGGTCCGGACGCCGTGATGCTCGTCTATGAGCACATCGGCGGCCGGAGTCTGGACGCGCTGCCGGATGAAGAGATCACCGACGAGCTGATGCGTACGGCCTGGCATCAGGTCAAGGCCCTTCAGTCGCGGCGGATCGCGCACCGGAGGCTGGTGGGGGACGCACTCCTGGTGGACCTTTCCGGCGCCGTCTATCTGACGGACCTGCGGGGCGGTGAGATCGCGGCCGGGGATCTGATCCTCCGGATGGACGTCGCACAGCTGCTGACGACCCTGGGGCTGCGCGTGGGCGCCGAGCGATCGGTCGCCGCCGCCGTGGACGTGCTGGGGCCCGACGCGATCGCCGACAGCCTGCCCCTGCTCCAGCCGATCGCGCTCAGCCGCAGCACGCGCACCACCTTGCGGCGGCTCGCCAAGGAGCGCGCACAGCGCGAGCGCGAGGCCGTCATCGAGGCGTCCCGGGGCAACAAGGAGACGAAGACCAAGGAAGCGAAGGCCAAGGAGGCTGTGAAAGGCGGCGGCAAGCGAGCACACCGCAAGTCACTGCGCGCCGAGAAGCACGCCGAGAAGAAGGCCATAGACGAGGCGCTGGAAGGAGCGCGCGAGGAAGACCTGCTGGCCCAGATCCGGCACCAGGTGCTGCTGATCAGGCCGCAGGCCCCCATAGAGCCGGCACGGCTGGAGCGGATCAGGCCGCGCACCCTGGTCAGCTTCATCGCGGGCACCCTCGCGGCGTACTTCCTGCTCACCCAGCTCAGTCAGGTGCCACTCGACCGGGTGCTCGACGCCAACTGGGCCTGGGTCGGCGGCGCGGTCTTCTTCTCCTGCATGACGTACGTCTTCGCCGCGATGTCGCTGCTCGGCTTCGTACCGGAGAAGGTTTCGTTCCTGCGGACGGTACAGGCGCAGGTGGCGGGCTCTTTCGTGAAGCTGGTCGCCCCGGCGGCCGTCGGCGGTGTCGCCCTGAACGCGCGCTTCCTCCAGCGCTCGGGCGTGCGCCCCGGACACGCGGTGGCGAGCGTGGGTGCCTCCCAGTTGTTCGGGCTCGGGAGCCACATCACCTTGCTGCTGCTGTTCGGATACATCACCGGAACCGAGCACACCCCCACGCTCTCGCCCTCGCGCGCGGTCATCGCGGGTCTGCTGACGGCCGCCGTGCTTGTGCTGATCGTCACGGCGGTCCCGGCCCTGCGCCGGTTCGTCTCGAACCGGGTGCGCTCGCTGTTCGCCGGAGTGGTGCCCCGGATGCTGGATGTGGTGCAGCGCCCGCAGAAGCTGCTCACCGGAGTCCTGGGCATGCTGCTGCTGACGCTGGCGTTCGTGATGTGTCTGGACTCGTGTGTGCGCGCCTTCGGGCACGAGACGAGCTACGCCAACCTCGCGGTCGTCTTCCTGACGGCGAACGCGCTCGGCTCGGCGGCGCCCACCCCCGGCGGCCTCGGCGCGGTGGAGGCCGCCCTGATCGCGGCGCTGATCGCGTTCGGGGTGCCCAAGGAGGTGGCGACCCCGGCCGTGCTGCTCTTCCGCCTGCTGACGCTCTGGATGCCGGTGCTGCCCGGCTGGCTGACATTCACCCAGCTGACCCGCAAGGGGGCGCTGTAG
- a CDS encoding alpha/beta hydrolase, whose translation MRSPRSARPPRRARSPRPSGPLRPVRPARAALAAATVLAVALTGGCGDDDPGGGKKTGSREGAGKSSAPASHRASKSSPPSRTRPSPSGSTRRPPVLPGSLTKQNPHWSACPAPNAAQGEDAGSPAPLPGGARWECATLKAPVDYSKPKGKTLGIEMIRAKAREGGAKRIGSLLFNFGGPGGSGVATLPSFAPDYEKLRGRYDLVSFDPRGVGRSAGVNCLGAKKLDAYFAADWTPDNDTEEKRLFSRQGSFADGCEKKTGSLLPHLTTENTARDMDLMRQVLGDRKLYYFGISYGTQLGGVYAHLYPKKVGRAVLDAVVDPSSTPEQGSLSQTSGFQLALDNYLRACTAKGEDCPVGEDPEEGKQKITDLLADLDAEPMPTDSGRKLTESLAEGGIAQALYSKEMWEMLSQGLEEAFVDSNGTTLLLLADALNGRNQDGSYSTLQSSLAAISCADSQQRYTARDIKSKLPDFAHASPVFGPMSAWGLVQCHNWPAKGHWRSPDVGARGSAPILLVGTTGDPATPYGGTRRMKQKLGDDVAVELTYRGEGHGAYDSQNKCVRAKVNRYLLRGKVPEDGTSCR comes from the coding sequence ATGCGCAGTCCCCGTTCCGCCCGGCCGCCCCGGCGCGCGCGGTCACCGCGCCCCTCGGGGCCGCTGCGCCCGGTACGTCCCGCCAGGGCCGCGCTCGCGGCGGCGACCGTGCTGGCCGTCGCCCTGACGGGTGGCTGCGGCGATGACGACCCGGGCGGCGGCAAGAAGACCGGTTCCCGGGAGGGCGCCGGGAAGTCGTCGGCACCCGCCTCTCATCGCGCGTCGAAGTCCTCGCCCCCCTCCCGGACCAGGCCCTCCCCCAGCGGCTCCACACGGCGCCCTCCCGTCCTCCCGGGCTCGCTGACCAAGCAGAACCCCCACTGGTCCGCGTGCCCCGCTCCGAACGCCGCACAGGGCGAGGACGCGGGCTCCCCCGCGCCCCTGCCGGGCGGGGCGCGCTGGGAGTGCGCCACGCTCAAGGCTCCCGTCGACTACAGCAAGCCCAAGGGCAAGACCCTCGGCATCGAGATGATCCGCGCGAAGGCGCGCGAGGGAGGCGCGAAGCGCATCGGTTCGCTCCTGTTCAACTTCGGCGGCCCGGGCGGCTCAGGAGTGGCCACGCTGCCTTCCTTCGCCCCCGACTACGAGAAGCTGCGCGGCCGTTACGACCTGGTCAGCTTCGACCCGCGCGGGGTGGGACGCAGCGCCGGCGTCAACTGCCTGGGAGCGAAGAAGCTCGACGCGTACTTCGCCGCCGACTGGACGCCCGACAACGACACCGAGGAGAAGCGGCTCTTCTCCCGCCAGGGCTCCTTCGCCGACGGCTGCGAGAAGAAGACGGGATCGCTCCTGCCGCATCTGACGACCGAGAACACCGCTCGCGACATGGATCTCATGCGCCAGGTCCTCGGCGACCGCAAGCTGTACTACTTCGGCATCTCCTACGGCACCCAGCTCGGCGGCGTCTACGCCCACCTGTACCCGAAGAAGGTCGGCCGTGCCGTTCTGGACGCCGTCGTGGACCCCTCCTCCACCCCGGAGCAAGGCTCGCTCAGCCAGACCAGCGGCTTCCAGCTCGCCCTGGACAACTACCTGCGGGCCTGCACGGCCAAGGGCGAGGACTGCCCCGTCGGTGAGGATCCGGAGGAAGGCAAGCAGAAGATCACCGACCTGCTCGCCGATCTGGACGCCGAACCGATGCCGACCGACAGCGGGCGCAAGCTGACCGAGTCGCTGGCCGAGGGCGGCATCGCCCAGGCTCTGTACTCCAAGGAGATGTGGGAAATGCTCTCCCAGGGCCTGGAGGAAGCGTTCGTGGACAGCAACGGGACGACGCTGCTGCTGCTCGCCGACGCGCTCAACGGGCGCAACCAGGACGGCTCCTACAGCACCCTCCAGTCGTCGCTGGCGGCCATCAGCTGCGCGGACTCCCAGCAGCGCTACACCGCCAGGGACATCAAGTCCAAACTGCCCGACTTCGCGCACGCCTCCCCCGTCTTCGGCCCGATGTCCGCCTGGGGGCTGGTGCAGTGCCACAACTGGCCGGCCAAGGGCCACTGGAGGTCACCGGATGTCGGCGCGCGCGGCTCCGCCCCCATCCTCCTGGTCGGCACCACCGGCGACCCGGCGACCCCGTACGGGGGCACGCGCCGGATGAAGCAGAAATTGGGCGACGACGTCGCGGTGGAGCTGACATACCGGGGCGAGGGGCACGGCGCCTACGACAGCCAGAACAAGTGCGTACGCGCGAAGGTCAACCGCTATCTGCTGCGCGGAAAGGTCCCGGAGGACGGCACCTCCTGCCGCTGA
- the moeZ gene encoding adenylyltransferase/sulfurtransferase MoeZ, with amino-acid sequence MSLPPLVEPADELTVDEVRRYSRHLIIPDVGMDGQKRLKNAKVLCVGAGGLGSPALMYLAAAGVGTLGIVEFDEVDESNLQRQIIHSQSDIGRPKAESAKDTVLGINPYTQVNIHEERLDSSNVMEIFEQYDLIVDGTDNFATRYLVNDACVLLNKPYVWGSIYRFDGQASVFWSEHGPCYRCLYPEPPPPGMVPSCAEGGVLGVLCASIGSIQVTEAIKVLAGVGDPLVGRLMIYDALEMTYRQVKVRKDPDCAVCGPNATVTELIDYEAFCGVVSDEAQEAAAGSTITPKQLKEWMDDGESIDVIDVREQNEYEIVSIPGARLVPKNEFLMGTALQDLPQDKKIVLHCKTGVRSAEVLAVLKSAGFSDAVHVGGGVIGWINQIEPDKPVY; translated from the coding sequence GTGTCACTGCCACCCCTGGTCGAGCCAGCTGACGAGCTCACTGTCGACGAAGTCCGCAGGTACTCACGTCACCTGATCATCCCGGATGTCGGGATGGACGGTCAGAAGCGGCTGAAGAACGCGAAGGTGCTCTGTGTGGGAGCGGGCGGCCTCGGCTCGCCCGCCCTGATGTACCTCGCGGCGGCCGGCGTCGGGACGCTCGGCATCGTGGAGTTCGACGAGGTCGACGAGTCGAACCTCCAGAGGCAGATCATCCACAGCCAGTCCGACATCGGCCGTCCCAAGGCCGAGTCGGCCAAGGACACGGTGCTGGGGATCAACCCCTACACGCAGGTCAACATCCACGAGGAGCGCCTCGACTCCTCGAATGTGATGGAGATCTTCGAGCAGTACGACCTGATCGTGGACGGCACGGACAACTTCGCCACCCGCTACCTGGTCAACGACGCCTGCGTGCTGCTCAACAAGCCGTACGTATGGGGCTCCATCTACCGTTTCGACGGCCAGGCCAGCGTCTTCTGGAGCGAGCACGGGCCCTGCTACCGCTGCCTGTACCCCGAGCCCCCGCCGCCCGGCATGGTGCCCAGCTGCGCCGAGGGCGGCGTCCTGGGCGTGCTGTGCGCCTCCATCGGCTCGATCCAGGTGACCGAGGCCATCAAGGTCCTGGCAGGCGTCGGCGATCCGCTCGTCGGCCGTTTGATGATCTATGACGCGCTGGAGATGACCTACCGCCAGGTCAAGGTGCGCAAGGACCCCGACTGCGCGGTGTGCGGCCCGAACGCGACGGTCACCGAGCTGATCGACTACGAGGCGTTCTGCGGCGTCGTCTCCGACGAGGCCCAGGAGGCCGCCGCCGGGTCGACCATCACTCCCAAGCAGCTCAAGGAGTGGATGGACGACGGCGAGAGCATCGACGTCATCGACGTCCGGGAGCAGAACGAGTACGAGATCGTCTCGATCCCGGGCGCCCGGCTCGTCCCCAAGAACGAGTTCCTGATGGGCACCGCGCTCCAGGACCTTCCGCAGGACAAGAAGATCGTTCTGCACTGCAAGACGGGTGTCCGCTCCGCGGAGGTCCTGGCGGTGCTGAAGAGCGCCGGATTCTCCGACGCTGTCCACGTCGGCGGCGGCGTCATCGGCTGGATCAACCAGATCGAGCCGGACAAGCCCGTCTACTGA
- a CDS encoding spherulation-specific family 4 protein: MPHLTTPGEIRHTDRHRNGASSGAPHRAPHGAPDGREEQPALGLGVLGRAHPMLAPTEWAELARPGLSAFPGPAGRRGPLHWAVLNVADGPGARRDPYCSPAVTALRASGVAVLGHLDMRDGERTFGELVSEAHRFLDWYRVDGFYLAGCPADSARLAYVQRATATLRALCEGGHLVLGHCTHPHPGYARCADQLVTFTGSWAEYRWSQAEEWTAGHPAERFCHLVHSLPRTHLEEALRIARWQGAGTVCFTDRTGGRDQDPWAGLPGYWDEIVSRVGPGISE, encoded by the coding sequence ATGCCGCATCTGACCACGCCTGGAGAAATCCGTCATACGGACCGTCACAGGAACGGCGCTTCATCCGGTGCCCCACACCGCGCCCCACACGGCGCTCCGGATGGTCGGGAGGAACAGCCGGCGCTCGGCCTGGGCGTCCTGGGCCGCGCCCATCCGATGCTGGCCCCCACGGAGTGGGCCGAGCTGGCCCGGCCGGGGCTGAGCGCCTTCCCCGGGCCCGCGGGGCGCCGGGGTCCGCTGCACTGGGCCGTGCTCAACGTCGCGGACGGCCCCGGCGCGCGCCGCGACCCGTACTGCTCGCCCGCCGTGACGGCGCTGCGAGCCTCGGGAGTCGCCGTACTCGGCCATCTCGACATGCGAGACGGTGAGCGGACATTCGGCGAGCTGGTCTCCGAGGCGCACCGTTTCCTCGACTGGTACCGCGTCGACGGCTTCTACCTGGCGGGCTGTCCCGCCGACAGCGCCCGGCTGGCGTATGTCCAGCGGGCGACGGCCACCTTGCGCGCGCTGTGCGAGGGTGGACACCTGGTGCTGGGTCACTGCACCCACCCGCACCCGGGCTACGCGCGGTGCGCCGACCAGCTGGTGACCTTCACGGGGAGCTGGGCCGAGTACCGCTGGTCCCAGGCCGAGGAGTGGACGGCCGGGCATCCGGCGGAGCGTTTCTGTCACCTGGTGCACTCGCTGCCGCGTACGCACCTGGAAGAGGCCCTGCGCATCGCGCGCTGGCAGGGGGCGGGCACGGTCTGCTTCACGGACAGGACGGGCGGCAGGGACCAGGACCCCTGGGCCGGCCTGCCCGGCTACTGGGACGAGATCGTCTCGCGCGTTGGACCTGGTATCTCGGAATGA